A genomic window from Leptolyngbya sp. BL0902 includes:
- the infC gene encoding translation initiation factor IF-3 translates to MEERLISKTQLVNRQIRSPQVLLIDHENQNQGLVDTRDALKLAEEQGLDLVVVSNGKDAPVAKILDYGKLQYQQSKRQKQSSKPSLKEVKLRPNVGESDYQLRIKRTVEWLSKGDSVKFIVRLRGREHQHRDRAGELLDRIVQDIGDAGKVQALDKRALVLMITPA, encoded by the coding sequence TTGGAGGAACGACTTATTTCTAAGACTCAACTGGTCAATCGGCAAATTCGGTCGCCTCAGGTGCTCCTGATCGACCATGAAAACCAAAATCAAGGTCTGGTAGATACCCGCGATGCGCTGAAGCTGGCGGAGGAACAGGGGCTTGATTTGGTGGTGGTCTCCAACGGCAAAGATGCCCCTGTCGCCAAAATTCTGGATTACGGCAAGCTTCAGTATCAGCAGAGCAAGCGACAGAAGCAAAGCTCCAAGCCCTCGCTGAAGGAAGTCAAACTCCGTCCCAACGTGGGCGAGTCAGACTATCAACTTCGCATCAAGCGCACGGTGGAGTGGCTGTCTAAGGGAGACTCCGTGAAGTTTATTGTGCGGCTACGGGGCCGCGAGCACCAGCACCGTGACCGGGCTGGGGAACTCTTAGATCGGATTGTGCAGGACATCGGCGATGCCGGAAAAGTCCAGGCCCTCGATAAGCGTGCCCTGGTGCTGATGATTACTCCGGCCTAG
- a CDS encoding class I SAM-dependent RNA methyltransferase — protein sequence MSQYFATVARGLEALAAAELASLGAQAVEEGFCGVAFQGDLGLLYRANLWSRLAFRVLVRLGDGPCVDAEDLYQGIQKIDWRPYLPPDRTLAVDVSGQHRRLNHSHFTALQVKNAIVDQQREHWGERSSVDAHQPDVRVNVHLERDRYTVSLDSSGHSLHRRGYRAAVGAAPLKETLAAALVQWTGWTGDVPLIDPLCGSGTLPLEASLAALGIAPGLFRESFGFQTWPDFDADLWDDLCQEADASHGGELKPLIWGCDRDESVIQQAQGNAERCGLADQIEFFVQELEDLAAPADQGYLLCNPPYGERLGQDEDLAAFYRLLGDVLKQRFKGWTAFVLSGNKELARTIGLKSAQRWAVHNGSIPCQWMKYELY from the coding sequence ATGTCCCAGTATTTTGCCACCGTTGCCCGTGGGCTAGAGGCTTTGGCGGCGGCGGAGTTGGCGTCTCTGGGGGCACAGGCGGTGGAGGAAGGGTTCTGTGGGGTGGCCTTTCAGGGGGACTTGGGCCTGCTGTATCGAGCCAACCTGTGGTCGCGGCTGGCCTTTCGGGTGCTGGTGCGGTTGGGGGATGGCCCCTGCGTGGATGCCGAAGATTTGTACCAGGGCATCCAGAAGATCGACTGGCGACCCTACCTACCCCCCGATCGCACCCTGGCGGTGGATGTGTCAGGGCAGCACCGTCGTCTCAACCACAGCCACTTCACTGCCCTGCAAGTTAAAAACGCCATTGTTGACCAGCAGCGAGAGCACTGGGGCGAACGGTCTAGCGTGGATGCCCACCAGCCCGATGTGCGGGTGAATGTGCATTTAGAACGGGATCGTTATACGGTGAGCCTGGATAGCTCTGGTCACAGCCTGCATCGGCGGGGCTATCGGGCGGCGGTGGGGGCGGCTCCGCTCAAAGAAACCCTAGCGGCGGCTTTGGTGCAGTGGACGGGCTGGACAGGCGATGTGCCGCTGATTGATCCCCTCTGTGGATCAGGAACGTTGCCCCTGGAGGCGAGTCTGGCGGCTTTGGGCATTGCGCCGGGACTATTTCGCGAATCCTTTGGCTTCCAAACCTGGCCGGATTTTGACGCCGACCTATGGGATGACCTTTGCCAAGAGGCCGATGCCAGCCATGGTGGGGAACTCAAGCCCCTAATCTGGGGCTGTGATCGGGATGAATCCGTCATTCAACAGGCCCAGGGCAACGCCGAACGCTGTGGCTTGGCGGATCAGATCGAGTTTTTTGTGCAGGAACTCGAAGACCTGGCGGCTCCTGCCGATCAGGGCTATCTGCTCTGCAACCCACCCTACGGCGAGCGTCTGGGCCAGGATGAGGATCTGGCGGCCTTTTATCGCCTGCTGGGAGACGTGCTTAAACAGCGCTTCAAGGGCTGGACCGCCTTTGTCCTCAGTGGCAACAAGGAATTGGCCCGCACCATTGGGCTCAAATCGGCCCAGCGCTGGGCCGTGCATAACGGGTCTATCCCCTGCCAGTGGATGAAGTATGAGTTGTACTAA
- a CDS encoding response regulator, whose protein sequence is MAKHILVIDDEADIRDVVCLSLEEFGGWHTAGAHSGHAGLELAQQYPWDAIVLDVSMPDLDGVTVVENLRANPATSHIPVILLTARVLPSDQARFGQLGVAGVIAKPFDPLQVWQQVATIAGWDT, encoded by the coding sequence ATGGCTAAACACATTCTCGTCATTGACGACGAGGCCGACATTCGTGATGTAGTCTGCCTGTCTCTGGAGGAATTTGGCGGCTGGCACACCGCCGGAGCCCACTCTGGCCACGCAGGTCTGGAACTAGCCCAGCAGTACCCCTGGGATGCCATTGTCCTCGATGTGTCTATGCCCGACCTCGATGGCGTCACCGTCGTGGAGAACCTCCGGGCCAACCCCGCCACCTCCCACATTCCGGTGATTCTGCTGACGGCCCGCGTCCTCCCCAGCGACCAAGCCCGCTTTGGTCAGCTAGGGGTAGCTGGGGTCATTGCCAAACCCTTCGACCCCCTACAAGTGTGGCAGCAGGTGGCCACCATTGCTGGCTGGGATACCTAA
- a CDS encoding ATP-binding protein, producing MAVSLRTLLIVPFVLQVFSLTGLVGYLSYRSGQRALQDMALQLLGEMDQRVAASLDAYLQVPRTLARVNAQVITATPQAAVLPSLEDHFLQQIQGFSEITELSMTTPVGSVLEVSRQPNGDARLLRQPSTPAHRRVHDAGDTAIRPGSSPPAYHLDLEGAEGSWYRRVGNTTRGFWQLRVALHSDAPLLAMARIQPVYDQRGELRGTTSIGVLLPDLTQTLQQVMDQREGQIILIKTNGDLVATSAGEATLLLAGEAGISPASTPYRLRPWHDSSHALTRATVERLIHNHSRLSNIKAPTLATLWFETRPYLLYASPLDEELDWLIVTAMPSREFMATIHTNLTRTLLFCGLALIGSVSLGVWTAEAITKPILALQRATEAFAQEATFLPPGQPSQIKEVDALRQRFDEMVRQLVNSLQTLRHREDTLAIFLDGVPVAISVHGPDGQILFLNYQGQKLLTAGILPSQLAELSKDYGLYRAGTETLYPVEDLPITQGLRGKAAYADDLEIAGPERRIPVEVHSIPVFDDHGQVRYCIAAFQDITERRQAEALRVNYERELEQQVAEQTASIAQGNATKQALINAIPDLLMRLGRDGIPREIYNLDVAHWADDATMARRQPLHDSLPPVVAAERQHAIQVALATGTIQRQEYEIMVDGQTYWEEARIVPVTDDEVLVVVRDMSERHKIDRLKDEFIAMVSHELRTPLTAIRGALGILDSGVLQRRPDKAQHMLDVSLVNTDRLIRLVNDILDLERLASGKAKLVQERCDITHLVQPAIEGVEALALGAKVILHCDVIQATVWAAPDAIVQTLVNLLSNAIKFSPPHSHIWLRAQWHSPQTILFAVADQGRGIPADQHTAIFDRFHQIDVSDSRRRGGTGLGLAICKNIITQHGGDIWVESTVGSGSTFYFTLPIPPHG from the coding sequence ATGGCGGTTTCGTTACGCACCCTATTGATTGTTCCCTTTGTGCTCCAGGTATTTAGCCTGACGGGGCTGGTGGGCTATCTGTCCTACCGCAGCGGCCAGCGGGCGTTGCAGGATATGGCGCTGCAACTGCTGGGGGAGATGGATCAGCGGGTGGCAGCTAGTCTTGATGCCTATCTGCAAGTTCCGCGCACCCTAGCCCGCGTGAATGCCCAAGTGATCACGGCCACCCCCCAGGCCGCCGTCCTCCCTTCCCTAGAGGATCACTTCCTCCAGCAAATCCAGGGGTTTTCGGAGATTACTGAACTCTCGATGACGACCCCCGTTGGCAGCGTTCTGGAGGTGTCACGACAGCCCAACGGCGATGCCCGCCTCCTCCGGCAGCCCTCCACCCCAGCCCATCGGCGCGTGCACGATGCTGGGGATACCGCTATCCGCCCTGGGAGTTCTCCCCCGGCCTATCACCTTGATTTAGAGGGGGCAGAAGGATCTTGGTATCGCAGGGTTGGGAACACCACCCGGGGGTTTTGGCAACTCAGGGTGGCCCTACACTCCGATGCGCCGCTCCTGGCGATGGCCCGCATTCAGCCCGTCTACGACCAGCGGGGAGAACTGCGAGGCACCACCAGCATTGGCGTCTTACTGCCAGATCTCACCCAGACATTGCAACAGGTGATGGATCAGCGCGAGGGGCAGATAATCTTGATCAAAACGAATGGCGATCTGGTGGCTACCTCCGCTGGAGAAGCGACCCTGCTGCTCGCCGGGGAGGCTGGGATCTCCCCAGCTTCAACGCCCTATCGTCTGCGGCCCTGGCACGACAGCAGCCACGCCCTGACGAGGGCCACCGTGGAGCGGCTGATCCATAATCACAGTCGCCTGAGCAACATTAAAGCGCCCACCTTGGCCACCCTTTGGTTTGAGACGCGGCCCTATTTGCTCTACGCCAGCCCCCTAGATGAGGAACTCGACTGGCTGATCGTGACGGCCATGCCCAGCCGAGAGTTTATGGCCACCATCCACACCAACCTCACCCGGACGCTGCTGTTTTGTGGCTTGGCCCTGATCGGTTCCGTTAGCCTCGGTGTTTGGACGGCGGAGGCCATCACCAAGCCCATCCTGGCCCTCCAGCGAGCCACGGAAGCCTTTGCCCAGGAAGCCACCTTCCTACCCCCCGGTCAGCCCAGCCAGATCAAGGAAGTCGATGCCCTGCGCCAGCGGTTTGACGAAATGGTGAGGCAGTTGGTGAACTCGCTGCAAACCCTGCGCCACCGCGAAGACACCCTCGCTATTTTCCTGGATGGGGTGCCCGTGGCCATTAGCGTCCATGGCCCCGATGGCCAAATCCTCTTTCTCAACTACCAAGGCCAAAAACTGCTGACAGCGGGAATTTTGCCGAGCCAACTCGCGGAGTTATCCAAGGATTACGGCCTCTACCGAGCGGGCACCGAGACGCTCTATCCGGTGGAGGATCTCCCCATTACCCAAGGGCTGCGGGGAAAAGCCGCCTATGCCGACGATCTCGAAATAGCTGGCCCGGAGCGACGCATTCCCGTTGAAGTGCATAGTATTCCCGTCTTTGATGACCATGGGCAGGTGCGCTACTGCATTGCCGCCTTCCAAGACATTACCGAGCGGCGGCAAGCGGAGGCCCTGCGGGTCAACTATGAGCGAGAACTGGAGCAGCAAGTGGCAGAACAAACCGCCTCCATTGCCCAGGGTAACGCCACCAAACAGGCGCTCATTAATGCCATCCCCGACCTCCTGATGCGCCTCGGTAGAGATGGGATTCCCCGCGAAATCTACAATCTAGATGTCGCTCACTGGGCGGACGATGCCACGATGGCCCGCCGCCAGCCCCTGCACGATAGCCTGCCCCCTGTTGTGGCCGCTGAACGCCAGCACGCCATTCAGGTGGCTCTCGCCACAGGCACCATCCAGCGCCAGGAGTACGAGATTATGGTGGATGGCCAAACCTACTGGGAAGAGGCCCGCATTGTTCCGGTGACGGACGATGAGGTGTTAGTTGTCGTCCGAGACATGAGCGAACGGCACAAAATTGACCGCCTCAAGGACGAGTTCATTGCCATGGTGAGCCACGAACTCCGTACCCCCCTCACCGCCATTCGCGGAGCCCTGGGTATTCTCGATTCCGGTGTCCTCCAGCGTCGCCCTGATAAGGCCCAACACATGCTTGATGTGTCGCTGGTCAATACCGACCGCCTGATTCGCTTGGTCAACGACATCCTCGACCTAGAGCGGCTAGCCTCCGGCAAAGCTAAGCTGGTGCAGGAGCGCTGCGACATTACCCACCTGGTGCAGCCTGCCATTGAAGGCGTGGAGGCCCTTGCCCTGGGAGCCAAGGTTATCCTCCACTGCGATGTCATCCAGGCCACTGTTTGGGCGGCCCCCGACGCCATCGTTCAAACCCTGGTGAATTTGCTCAGTAATGCCATCAAGTTTTCTCCCCCCCACAGCCACATTTGGTTACGGGCCCAATGGCACTCCCCCCAGACTATCCTCTTTGCCGTGGCCGACCAAGGGCGCGGCATCCCAGCCGATCAACACACAGCTATTTTTGATCGATTCCACCAGATAGACGTGTCCGACTCACGCCGGAGGGGGGGAACCGGGTTAGGATTAGCCATCTGCAAAAATATCATCACCCAGCACGGTGGAGACATCTGGGTGGAGAGTACCGTTGGATCTGGGAGTACCTTCTACTTCACCCTACCCATCCCCCCCCATGGCTAA